From the Caldisericota bacterium genome, the window CATATTGAAGAACTCGCGAAGGAAAAATATAAGGAAATTTCTAAGAAAGTTGGCATAAATATTGATACTCTCAAGGAACTTAGAGTTAAATTGATTTGCTTGTGTCCCTCTCCTGGCTTAATGTTTGCAGAAGTGAAGGGAAAAAGAAATATTCCTGATATCATTATAGAAACAGATGGAGAGGCATTAAATGTATATTTAAATAAAACGTCTCGCAGAGAAATTGTTGTAAATCAAAAGTATAAGAAAATGCTAAGTGAGGCAACTGATCCAAAAACGATAAAATTTTTGCAGGATTTTTTTCAAAAAGCAAAATGGGCGAAGATGTCAATCGAAGAAAGGGACGAAAGGCTTTTGAATATAGGACGCTCTATTGCAGAAAATGAAAACGATTTTTTAAAGGGCACCCGGTTATATCCTAAAAAAATGAGTATAGAAACGTTCTGCAAAACGACCGTTAGTTCTCCTTCTGTTATTTCGCGCCTTGTTCAAAACAAATATGTTGCTACACCCCGGGGTATTTATCCTTTACATTTTTTTGTGCAAAGAAAAAATGTTCCTTATAACGAGGAGGAATTAAAAGAAAAAATTAAAAAAATTATTTCCTCTGAAGATAAACGGTTGCCGCTTAGCGATGGCGATGTGGTGAAAAAATTGGCTGCCATGAAAATTAACATTAAACGGAGGACTGTAACTAAATATAGGAATATTCTTGGTATTTCTCCTTGCAGCAAAAGAAGGTTGACTAAGTAGATATTTTTTATAGAATAACAAAAACATATTTAGGAGGTAGCAATGACTAAAATTGCAATAAATGGTTTAGGCAGAATTGGAAGACAAGTTTTTAAAGAAATATTTGATAATTTTCCGGAATTGGAAATTGTAGCGGCAAATGATCTTTTCCCTTGTGAACAGCTGGGATTTCTTCTGAAATATGACTCCAATTACGGGACATGGCATAGAGACGTTAAAGTGGGCAATGCAGAAGATAGATTTATTACTATTGACGGCAAAAAGATTTCGATGTTTGCAGAGAGAGATCCGTCAAAGCTCCCATGGAAAGATTTGAGTGTTGATATTGTCATTGAAGCAACAGGTGTTTTTAGGACAAGAGAAAAAGCAATGTTACATATTAATGCGGGTGCAAAAAAAGTAATTATAACAGCTCCTGCAAAAGGCGAGGATATTACGATTGTATTGGGAGTGAATGAAAAATTATTAAACCCGGAGAAGCACAGCATCATATCTAATGCATCTTGCACAACAAATAGTATTGCCCCTGTAATAAAAGTTTTGCAGGATAAAATTGGTATTAAAACGGGATATCTGACAACTATTCATTCATACACGGTTGATCAAAAACTTCTTGATTCTCCCCATAAAGACTTAAGAAGAGCAAGGGCAGCTGCGATGAATATAGTACCTACTACAACTGGTGCCGCAAAAGCGGTTACTCTTGTAATTCCCGAACTTAAAGGCAAGATGGATGGTATGGCTGTGAGAGTCCCTACTCCTACGGTTTCGATGTCTATTTTTGATGCTGTAATGAATAGAGAAACAACGATTAAGGAAATAAATAATATGATGAAAGAAGCACACGAAACATATATGAGAGGCATCCTTGGGTACTCGGAAGAGCCTCTTGTATCTATGGATTATAAGGGCACTATCTATTCAGGTGTTGTTGATGCTCTTTCTACGCAGGTTATTAATGGTAATTTTATGCATGTTGTGAGTTGGTATGATAATGAATGGGGGTATTCCACAAGAGTAGCTGACCTTGCAAAGCTTTTATCTGAAAAGAATGGATTTTAAATAACAAAAGGAGGATGTAGATGCGCAAAAAAGGATTAAAAGATGTAGATGTAAGAGAGAAGAGAGTATTGGTAAGAGTAGATTTTAATGTACCTTTGAGCCCTGATGGGGATATTCTTGATGATTTTAGAATTAAAGCAGAAATTCCAACTATTAACTATTTGCGCGAAAATAATGCAAAAGTCATTTTGATGAGTCATCTAGGGAGGCCTAAAGGGAAGGCGGTAAAAAAACTCCGCATGGATCCAATCGCAAAAGAACTCTCTAAACTCCTTGGAATCCCGGTTAAAAAATTGGATGCTTGCATTGGTGAAGAGGTAGAAAAAGCTATCACCGATGCTGATTATGGGGATGTTATTCTCCTTGAAAATTTACGGTTCCATCGTGGAGAGGTTGAAAATGATAATGAATTTGCAAAAAAACTTTCTTTACTTGCTGACCTATATGTAAACGATGCTTTTGCTGCTGCGCATAGAGTAGCTGCATCTAACGTTGGAGTAACTGCTTTTCTTCCATCTGTTGCAGGATTTTTAATGGAAAAGGAAATTATTGTTCTCTCAAAACTGCTTTATGCTCCGGAACATCCTTTTGTGGGAATACTCGGAGGTGCAAAAGTTTCTGACAAAATTGGCGTAATAAACAATTTAATGAATACGGTTGATGAGTTTTTCATTGGCGGAGGTATGAGCTTTACTTTCTTGAGAGCCAATGGATATGATATAGGATACTCTCTTTGTGAAGAGGATGCAATCTCTACTGCGCGTCAGATTTTAGAAAATGCTAAAAAAAGTGGCGTAAAAATTACTCTGCCTGCCGATGTTCTTTCTGTGCCCGAGGTGAAGGAAAATTCACCTGCTCACATTGTGGATATCGAGGATATTCCTAGGGATGGGATAGGAGTGGATATTGGACCAAAAACTGTAAAAATTTTTGAAAAAAGGATTCAAGATGCCAAAACAATTGTATGGAATGGGCCATTAGGTGTTTTTGAAATTGAAGCGTTTGCAAAGGGTACTTATGAGATGGCCAGGTTTCTTGGGACATTAAAGAACAAAACGATTGTTGCGGGCGGAGGAGAAACGGCTGCCACTCTCCAAAAATTTGGCGTTGATAAACAAATATCGCATGTTTCTACGGGCGGAGGCGCATTTCTTAAATTTCTTGAGGGACATTCTCTCCCTGCAATTGAAGCAATAGAGGATCAGAACTGAAAATTCTTTTTGGTTCTATTGAAATAAAATCACAATTTAATATAATGTGAACTGAAAGTGAGGGTATGATGACAACGATAGCAATTATAGCAA encodes:
- the gap gene encoding type I glyceraldehyde-3-phosphate dehydrogenase; translation: MTKIAINGLGRIGRQVFKEIFDNFPELEIVAANDLFPCEQLGFLLKYDSNYGTWHRDVKVGNAEDRFITIDGKKISMFAERDPSKLPWKDLSVDIVIEATGVFRTREKAMLHINAGAKKVIITAPAKGEDITIVLGVNEKLLNPEKHSIISNASCTTNSIAPVIKVLQDKIGIKTGYLTTIHSYTVDQKLLDSPHKDLRRARAAAMNIVPTTTGAAKAVTLVIPELKGKMDGMAVRVPTPTVSMSIFDAVMNRETTIKEINNMMKEAHETYMRGILGYSEEPLVSMDYKGTIYSGVVDALSTQVINGNFMHVVSWYDNEWGYSTRVADLAKLLSEKNGF
- a CDS encoding phosphoglycerate kinase, which gives rise to MRKKGLKDVDVREKRVLVRVDFNVPLSPDGDILDDFRIKAEIPTINYLRENNAKVILMSHLGRPKGKAVKKLRMDPIAKELSKLLGIPVKKLDACIGEEVEKAITDADYGDVILLENLRFHRGEVENDNEFAKKLSLLADLYVNDAFAAAHRVAASNVGVTAFLPSVAGFLMEKEIIVLSKLLYAPEHPFVGILGGAKVSDKIGVINNLMNTVDEFFIGGGMSFTFLRANGYDIGYSLCEEDAISTARQILENAKKSGVKITLPADVLSVPEVKENSPAHIVDIEDIPRDGIGVDIGPKTVKIFEKRIQDAKTIVWNGPLGVFEIEAFAKGTYEMARFLGTLKNKTIVAGGGETAATLQKFGVDKQISHVSTGGGAFLKFLEGHSLPAIEAIEDQN